atgcggggcgtacgccggCGAACCAAAATCGGGGTCTCAACCCCTTCCGTTGCGCGTACTGAGAGTTAAGCCcagcgtaagtctcagtttcagcctttccttggattttggtcttaaatggttaagacactcATTCAACTTTTAGATCTGACTTTCCCTAAGCCTCTTATCCCGTAAAGTCgtaacctttaagcctttgcatggctgtaaaggtccctaatcactctaacacctttccttcttccttaaaaggtctagatctcatgcatggctcaatattcAAGTCCAAGATtgtatttttatgaacatacaactcttatAATCCTGAAATAtggtagatctaggccaatggagaccatttgctcataaagtctccaccttgggaccaaaaaccctagaaattggtccaagaagcacaaatCACAAATGACAAAGAAagttttgagctttatacctcagaaagagctccaacctctgaaaaactcggatctactcttgtccaccaacttctagctgccaaaatggcctcctcttccctttcaccaccttgaaatgacactttgaagcttagaacacaaGCACACAAGCTAGAAACGAAGGAtgactctctattagggttttactctctgaaatggtggctgaggataaggccttagcattccttttatagtgtacaAGCGAcagattagggtttacatctaggctcgctacgcccagcgtaaccatgggtacgcccagcgtacctaggcgagtctcCGTCTAACTTAAGCGCGCGAGTACTCGCAGCGTACTCATATGCCTTAACATTTCATTTTATGTgcttaacttgacaacttgggaaaatgagaagggtttaagagacgcacctaaattcgggatgttactctctctctctctctctctctctctctctctctctctctctctctctctctctctctctctctctctctctctctctctctctctctctctctctctctctctctctctctctctctctctctctctctctctctctctctctctctctctctctcatttagTCAGTAACATTCTCAAACATTTCTTTTCCTTTCAATATTTTATAAAGTGATTAAAGCCCTTTTACTCACATCTATATTTGAATGGGCATTCCCAACGAAAGATTGATTTCAATGTTATCattaatatttgaataaaaaacattattattacCTTAAATCATGCTTGGATTTGCATCTTTTTCCAATAGAACGTGACTGGAATTTATTAACATAGACTAAAAGATATGACTGCTTACAGTCTTGTGTATGAACCTCACAACACAAGTCAATGTATAGTTCCCAAGATCTATTGaaatttggactatcattttAATAGTAAACCACCTACTACacacttattaataaattttAGATTTATTTCACATTTTATTTTCTCCACTCCGGTCCTTATCATGAATTGCAATTTGTAGAATCCATTTAATCAATACGTTAATACAAGAATCAAAACTATAGGAAGCAAAGGTGAAGTTCTCAAAAAACACAATATATTGCATCTTTGAACTGTTACATAAACAATTTATGCTTGAAGTCCTTATACCATTTGAAATTTGAAAGGCGATGCCATGGAACTACTCCTTCTACTTAAAAAATACTGGCGTAGTTCGTACCACATCGGTCGCTAACTCACTAACAGCCACGTAATCTTCAAATGCTCTTTCGATCATATTACACCTCGATAATTCTGGCAGAAACAACCAATAAGATGTTGCCAACACGAAAGCCAAAACTAATGGTCTCGATAGGTTATTGGGTAAACTCCATTTATATCTTGTAGCTTTCTTAATCACCACCTCGAGAACCAAACAAACCCCATGTAGAGCAAAGAAAAGCATCACCTCCCCAGTGGGCCATTCCCTAGTAAAGTAAAAGAATATTAGTTCATGCATGATGCCAGAAACCAAGAAGGTGGTGAGGATTGCTGGAACTGGGGCCCACAACCGACCAACCACGTTGATCGAGAGTATACGCATCGGTTCGTAAACGCTCGGATGAAGGATGCGGTTGACCATCACGTTCCACCTGCGTCCCCAAAAGTCCTGTAGGGATGTGGCAAGATAAGGCTCGTCAAACTGTTGGTCGAGCTCAACCTTGAGAAACAACCCGACTATGGTTGAGCTCAAAGCTACGAAGAGCTCAAGCATTAAGTAAACAATCAACCCGAAGACGCACCATGCCATCATCGGATGCACATCCTCtttatgatgatgataaagatgaAGGCAAACGGCAAGAACTAGACCCTTCGTACCATAAGTGAATAAAGACGTTTTGTTGGGCTTGGAAAACCCTTTATCGGACTGAGTAACATCGATCGGGAAACAAGCCACTGCAAAGAACCGCAATAGTGTCATTGAAGGTGTTGAAAGGGGGCCCTTTTCGAAGGCGAAAAGAATCAATTTGAAGTTTCCAAGCCATGAAATGTAGAAAGAAAAAGCTCCAATCATGTGAACGGAGGTTAGTGACAGAGGGATGAATAGAAAGACGACGACAACAGGGAGGATAGAGAGAAATCTTAGAACACCTTTGCGGACAATCTTGCCTACAAAATAGCAATACCCAAGTGAAATAAGTGCACATAATGCTACCCCTCATAAAGTTATGCACCTCCTCTTTCAACTCCATGTCCTCTagatctctctttctctctctcagtATGAAGCAGTCAGCTAAAGAAGAATCTCTCTCCAAAACACACAATATAGAGTATGAAGCAGTCAGCGAAAGAAGAATGAAACAAGAAACGTGTGGCACTTA
The genomic region above belongs to Lactuca sativa cultivar Salinas chromosome 4, Lsat_Salinas_v11, whole genome shotgun sequence and contains:
- the LOC111875878 gene encoding LOW QUALITY PROTEIN: probable long-chain-alcohol O-fatty-acyltransferase 5 (The sequence of the model RefSeq protein was modified relative to this genomic sequence to represent the inferred CDS: deleted 1 base in 1 codon); the encoded protein is MELKEEVHNFMRVALCALISLGYCYFVGKIVRKGVLRFLSILPVVVVFLFIPLSLTSVHMIGAFSFYISWLGNFKLILFAFEKGPLSTPSMTLLRFFAVACFPIDVTQSDKGFSKPNKTSLFTYGTKGLVLAVCLHLYHHHKEDVHPMMAWCVFGLIVYLMLELFVALSSTIVGLFLKVELDQQFDEPYLATSLQDFWGRRWNVMVNRILHPSVYEPMRILSINVVGRLWAPVPAILTTFLVSGIMHELIFFYFTREWPTGEVMLFFALHGVCLVLEVVIKKATRYKWSLPNNLSRPLVLAFVLATSYWLFLPELSRCNMIERAFEDYVAVSELATDVVRTTPVFFK